The following nucleotide sequence is from Emys orbicularis isolate rEmyOrb1 chromosome 21, rEmyOrb1.hap1, whole genome shotgun sequence.
AATGGAGCAGCTGCTACGGGACTCGCTTAATAAAGCCCGAAAGGCGTGTAACGTAATTAACGCCGCGCAGTTTGGGTTTATGGAGAATAGAGCCTGGCAGACTAACCCGGTAGCTTTTTTGGATGACGCGACAGGTTTGGGTGACGACgacggcagtgtagacatgggggCAGCATTTGCCATGGTACCGCATAACGTGGCGATTAAAAAACGGGGACACTATAAAATGACTATGGTGCACgtgaaatgaattaaaaactgctGATGGGACTCAAAacgcataggtgccgactccgtgggtcctCCACGGCTGGAGCCCCCACGGCGGAAAAAACGGTGGGGGCCGAGCACagtccccccacagctccccccatcccccgcagcaCCACCCGCCTGCCAGTGGGCCCCGgatcagcacctcctcctccctgccgcaatcagctgtttcccggcatgcaggaggctctggatgTGACGacgtgggaatgttcttaatgttttctctgaatactggatgggtgcctcagtttcccctatgcatttcttaggtatctaggtggggggatcagggcgtgtgattgttgcagagcccaagaAGGCCCCTGTGATACTGTCTCCACAGAGAATGGCCAacgccctgtctcctggcaactaatggcctgggccctgTGCGAGTTCCCAGCTTTATGGAGAAACCAGAACATCGTCCCTGGTCACATTTCCCGCGGACGTatggcctgggggcggggggaaggacgCCGAGCCCAGGGCAGGTACACGGAGCCACGGGGATCGCTGGGGGTGTTTTCCTACGGCGACGTGTCAGCGAGTCCGTCCGGGAGCGGAGAACGCTGGCCGGCCGTACGCACAGGCTGGGGGTCGCCCTCCGGGGCAGCCGGGACTCCGGGAGAGATTTGGGGTCGTGGTGGGGACCCAGCCACACCTGAGTTCCCTGGGCGGCGCTGGGGCCGAAGGCCTGAGGGGACCTGGGGACACAGCAACCGGAATCCCCGCATGGGAGCAGAGAGGTGGTTCGGCCTCTGGATCTGGCCCGGGGGCCTAGAGCCGTGTTTCTTGAATGCAGCCCCCACAGCGTTCAAGGCCTggcagggggagcagagcagcggccccctccctgcagcgcccGGCTGTTGCTGCAAAATAGCTAGTCCCAAGGGCGGCGAGATGCCCCGTGCCGGTGTTTGCGCTGACGGGCCGcgggaggcagggacagagccGGGTCTGGGCTCCCCCCGCCTGGGCCTCCCTCGCAGTTTCCAGTTGCTGTAGCTACCGGAGCTCAACAGCTCTGGATTAGAAGATCCAAACGGTTCCGTCTGGCTTTGGAACATATTAATCCaaccccactcgcctcccagagccggggagagaacccaggagtcctggctcccagctcaccctgctctaaccactagcccccactcccctcccagagccagggatagaacccaggagtcctggctcccagcctcccctgctctaaccactgggtgaTCTGCTTCCTTGTTTCTTGTTTTCCCTAAAAGCAGCTTGTGGAGTTTGTAACTGGGGGGCGAAACGCCGTGCGGCTCTTCCTCCCCATTGCGGGAGGGGGCGGATTTCATGCGCTTACGCTGTGCAGGTCTCTGTGCAGCGCACGGCAACACAATTGGGGGGTTGCACCCCAGAGGGGGGGAGCACTGGAGTGCTGGGCTATTccctagctgaagccttcccaggCAGAGCGGATCtccgtgtctgtctgtctgcggCTGggcgtgtccctacctgtgtgtgctggaggaggcttgagggcctggcttagcaggccagggtgagggagcccaggctggtggaacaggcgggctcagtggtaccccagtacatcaggtggcaccccgcaGTGGGGGAGGCGACTCATCACAGACCCCACTCACCTCTCAGAGCTGGactcgaacccaggagtcctggctcccagcccccactcccctccgctCTAACCATTCAACAGACAGAGACGGTCCCATCACTCTGGACACTCCTATGAGAAGTTGTCCGATGTAGGTCATTGGCTGCTCCGTGTGGGGCTCTGAATCCCGCCAGCCCAGCTCCAATTGCCCCCGATCTCCCCAGTGCAGCCTGCACCAGCCGGGGGGCCCAGGTGCCCAGTCCTCGGGCGACCAGCCAGGTCCTGGTGAGTGGATCCCATTGGCAGCCTGTGGCTGATTTAGCCAGATGTCCCACTGCGCAGCGGGGAGAGATCGGCGTTGATCCCGATCCACTCGGGCAGGAAGGCGGCCTCAGGCTTGAAGATCTTGAGGAAGGGGGAGTCGGGGAGGGTGTAGTTGGCCAAGTAGATGGTCTCCCCCCCGACCAGGTAACCGGCCCAGATGCCGAATGTCCCGATGGTCATGATCGTGTGGTTGCAATGGGCCAAAAGAGCAAAGTCCCTCCCCGGCGACGACTCCTTCCCGTCCCCCGAGAAATACACGTCCCCCCACGAGGCGTCGATGTTCTCCTGGCACCACTCCATCCCGTTGCTGGTCACCACGAAGACCGGCTCCTGGTACTTGGCCCGGAAATAGCCCATGGCCTTCTCCAGGTAGGCCTTGTCCGCCACCACCCCCTTCCAGTGCTCGGCCATCTCCTGGATGTAATCCCCCCTCCGGACGCgcacgcatgtgtgtgtgtgtgtgtgagtgagtgagagagagagagacagattgaaTGCACAGGCTAAGTCAGTgcgtctcaaacttttttactggtgccccctttcacacagcaagcctccgagtgtgaccccccctaataaattaaacaccctttaaaat
It contains:
- the LOC135893110 gene encoding galactoside alpha-(1,2)-fucosyltransferase 1-like encodes the protein MESRTRGRDHVIKAARSQRRFVPSQAACAFNLSLSLSLTHTHTHTCVRVRRGDYIQEMAEHWKGVVADKAYLEKAMGYFRAKYQEPVFVVTSNGMEWCQENIDASWGDVYFSGDGKESSPGRDFALLAHCNHTIMTIGTFGIWAGYLVGGETIYLANYTLPDSPFLKIFKPEAAFLPEWIGINADLSPLRSGTSG